A window of Paucidesulfovibrio gracilis DSM 16080 contains these coding sequences:
- a CDS encoding chemotaxis protein CheX, with amino-acid sequence MDVELAKPFIKAAVDVLSTMAMITPEAGRPYVKKNNVAQGDVTGLVGFTGERSGSVSITFDKALAITIVKNMLGEDVQNIIEDVKDAVGELVNMVSGQARAGLSQQGYSFQGSTPTVIMGDGHTISHVSSGPIMAIPFTAASGEFTIEFCIE; translated from the coding sequence ATGGATGTGGAACTGGCAAAACCCTTTATCAAGGCCGCCGTGGATGTATTGTCCACCATGGCAATGATCACGCCCGAGGCGGGACGCCCCTACGTGAAGAAAAACAACGTGGCGCAAGGGGATGTAACCGGACTTGTCGGCTTTACCGGAGAACGCAGCGGCAGCGTATCCATTACGTTTGACAAGGCGCTGGCCATCACCATTGTCAAAAACATGCTCGGCGAAGACGTGCAAAATATCATAGAAGACGTGAAGGACGCAGTGGGTGAACTGGTCAACATGGTCTCGGGCCAGGCCCGGGCCGGCCTTTCCCAACAAGGGTATTCCTTCCAGGGATCCACGCCCACCGTAATCATGGGGGACGGACACACCATTTCCCACGTCAGTTCCGGTCCCATCATGGCCATCCCCTTCACGGCGGCTTCCGGCGAATTCACTATTGAATTCTGTATTGAATAG